The nucleotide window AGTCTTGAGGTGTGTTGACTTGTTCCTTGCTCTGTGctttgaactcttcttcatccaTCTTTAAGGATAAATCCCATATCCTGCAGATTCAACAAATagccaaaaaaaacattagacaGTGTTATCGATTTTATTGGGGATTATCAATGTTTTCTGTATAAGCTTTGTGGCTTACGTGAGCTGGTTATCGCCAGAAGAGACTGCAAGTGTCGAAGATTCATGAGCGCTCCACTCAATCGACGTAATAGGATGCTTATGATACCCAAAATGAGCTACCTTAGCTTTATCCTTATCCTAGTTCAAGATTCAAATTCTATCACATCAGAATCTTGTTAAGATATTgatatgaaaattataaaacctATGGTCTTCAGAGTACCTTTATAACTCTAAGATCATGTATAGAGAACGTCCCGTCATCACTCCCTGATGCCAACATGCAACTAGCCAGCCTTCATGAAAGAGGAAATACAACGAATGAGCCAATTTGAAAGCAGCACAAAACCAAGTTACACATCAAAGTGGGAAGAGAACCTGTTCCATGAGATGACATTCACATCTTCGTTATGTGCCATGAAAGATAATCCAGGCGACTTCCCCATTCGGATATCCCAAAGTGCAACAATCCCATCCACAGAACAAGACGCAAACACGTTGGCTTCACCTGGACACAGAGGAAAGAATATTAAGCTGAAAAGAGACAGTAACAGTTAACACACAATTTAGCTGCAAAGCGAGAAATTTACTTGTAAGTCTTCAACACTTGCGGTGTGTCCGGCTAACGGAATAGGATCAACAGTCCATGAACCGGAAGCTGGCTCCCATAAATGAATCATACTCATGCAGTCACCTAAAGGgtttaaaaaaagaattaaatacACATTGACTATATATGTTGAGAATATGGAGAATATCATACCTGTACATGAGCAGAATCTGCCGAAGAGACACAGATATGAGGATTTTGAGGCATTGCACGTATGCGGTTGACACATCCATGATGAGCAACCCTGCGAACCTGTACATCCAAACAACTTTTGAGACAAAGTAACAACCATGAAGACTTTCTCCACTTCAGATACGACTAGGCGAACGTTACCTGAATATTTGGAGCAGAGGAAGCTCCATCTTCGCTTTCCTCATCGCTGTCACTGTCCTCACCTTCATCATCCTCATCCTCCATACCGTCATCACCATTCACTAGATTCTTGGGCACTACATCACGTCTCTTACCAGATAAGCTGCTGATTTTAAACAATCCTATCGAATTCCAAGGTGCTTTCTCAGCCTATATGGAAGGGAAAGAAACAATTCACAGGATTTCAAGATTCTAGAGCAAAAACACAAATTAAGATATACGTTGCTGATTTTAAACAACCCTATGGAGATCCAAGGTGCTTTCTCAGCCTAAAATGGAGGGGAACAAACCATTCACAGGATTCAACGCAAGAGTCTAGAATAAAACAACATTTGAAGACATAAAGGTACAAGACTTTACCTGAGTCCCAGCCACCATATACAATGTGTGAGGAAACTCAGTTCGGCTCAAACCCAACTTATCACCTAAAAATGTCAAAactgaaacaaagaaaataaagagtCAAATCACCAAACCattcaaaaacaataaatttcTCAACTTTATGATTCAGATGGTAAGATGATACATTTGTATTACACAATTTCATAAACAGAGTATAACTTTCTCATGGAACATATAAGAGTATCTCTACAAATCAATAAATTAATGAAGCTTATTAGCTAAGAATAGTCTAAAATTACCTCAAACAGGGCCAACCAACATGGAAGCCATGAAGGGAATTATAAGCAGAAGGGTCACACTGAAGCTCTTCTCCCTCTTCTAGCTTATCAACACCTGGCTGCCAAACCCTTATTGGCATTGATGGTATCGATGAAGACGACGCTTCTCCCTTTTTCTACCAAATTCAAACATTCAAATTTATACCTCTAATCAAATATTTTCCCTCTAATCAAATTTATACCTCTAATCAAATATTTTCCCTCTTTTGCATATAGTCCCTCCATTTATTGAAAATTACTCTTAATTcctaaatctttaaaaattgaaataacaCCCAAAGTTCGTTAAGAGATCGCATTcaagctgtttttttttttactgtagaGAGTCAACATAATCAATGTAGTAAGAAAAGCAATGAGTGTACCAACAAGTAAAGCAAGTACAATTAGTCTTATGTTTCTCTCTTCTACTTGGAGGAGAAGAATTTGTCCCAATCACGAAGTGAAGAATCAACAGAATCATCAGGGAGAAGTTTTGGAACCCTCTCTGCGCGAATGAACTGTTTCAAGACAGCTTTCTCTTCATCGATCAGTTTCTTCTCTTTCCTGTCTTTTGGTTCAATCTTCCTTTTCTCTTCCAAGATCCACTTGAAAAGCTCTCTTTGCTCATCTTCTGGAATCGGTTTCCTTGGTACCTGTACAGGCTCAGTCGCCGCACCACCCTGAAACACCAACTCATCAGCTGCTGCTGAATCCGTAAACTCAAACAGAGGATCCGGTTTAGGGACCGGTTTGGCTTCTTCCTTCTTCGGTACTGCAGTTTCTGGTTTCGTAGCCTTGTCAGTTTCTGAAACGTTCTTCTCGACCTCGGTGTTAACAACACTTTTTTTCGCACCCTTACTACCCTTTTTAACTCCCATTTTTTCGCCCACATCAATGTCTCTTTCTCGTTTTTTCGCAAATATAAAAGCTGCAGAAACAAATCATCAAATTAGCAAACACTGAAGTGGAAGAAGAACATGACTGTTCTATTATTAATATTCAAACTGCTTATAACGCACATGCATCAAATATGGTTTTCACGCTTTTGATTCAGACCAAGCTTCAAAAGTTATACTATTGAGGATATTAAGACATTGCCAGCATGAATCAAAATACAATTGAGATGGGTTGAATGAGAATATGCTAAAGAAACATTGGTACTACACTTAAACATTTCAAGAGAAGGAATGAAAACACAATACAATACAATTACGTCCATAAACAACAGTTTTACGAAAAATCTATGTGCATCTTCTATTCAATATAACCCTTTAGCTGAAAAAACACAAGGATACTGCTTTTAACTAAGTTCAATGTCTTTTCATATCGCTaaagaatataaacaataaGCATGCTAAATCAAACTCTATCGGATTCTAGTAATTTCAATCAAATTCCACTCAATAAATGATGAATTATAGAATAAATTGTCATGTTGCTTCATACATAAATAAAGATTTTGAAAGAAATATCTCAGctaggcatttcatcaaacacattGTGCACGTAAGCTAATAATACCTGCAAGACCAAGATTGAAGATCAGCATAGTTCGCCAGCCCATTGTAGCCAGTCTGGGAACAGCTTTCTGCGGTGGTTGGGATCCGGTGGGAGGAGACGGCTCCATCGGATCCGATTGAAATATCGCGAAACCCGACTCGGATCTTCCGTATTATACCGCTTCTCGAGAGATTATAGTATCGTCGCAAAAGAAAATGAAGGTTTCAAAACCCTAATTTGATGTCATCTCCTACGATTCTTCTCCTTCTACTTGTGATTTGATTTTGCTTCCTCGCCAAGTAAATTTTTATTACAgtttttggaaagaaaaaaaaaagtttctggCTTTGGTCTTCTCCGAAACAGTCTTTACTGACTTGATGGCGTGTGGGTTTGTTCAATTGGGTTTCGAAATACTCTAGCTCATCAAGAGGCTTCTTGAAAAGCTCAAATTAAGAGACCTATATTAATTAGTATTTAGAACATTGCATTTGATTctaatttcaatatttttatgatacTTCCCTCGGAAAAATCTTTGcaaataaaatcaaaaacttattttaaaaatctatatttaaTAAGAGTACTGATATACTCCTATTTTGTTAATTGTTATTTTCTCTTCTAAAGTGTAATTTGCACAAACGGTTTACACTTTATAACATCTTTCTAAACCCATAATGTTATTGTCACAAGTTCAATACAATGCAACTTTCATTTATAGCCGGTTTAGACTCACTATCAATGCAATGCAAACTAAAACCATAAGATATAGTTGGTTTACTTTAATTAACATCTAAGCCGAAGAAAATAACACTTAAAGACTCTTGAGAAATCAGGATCAAGAACCAAAACTATGTACCCCTAAAATATTAGGAAGTCCTAAAAGCTACCAATATCTGAAAACCTTAAACCTTTAGAACCAGATTTAGATTATTTCCTATAGAAAATAATCAACATACTATTTAAAGTCTATCGATTATTTACTATAAATactctatatattatttaaagtcTATCACCtagaaaaatcaaatattaaatatatgcaAAATAggttaatattttgttatatccATAATATTTCTATATTAGTTAATTCATACATAAGAAACTACGAGAACAAATAATTAATATACGAAACAAATCGCGCAGTTTTATATTTAGGGCCCCTAAAAATTTGGATTTAGTGTTTGCAATAGACTTTTCTGAACTGGTAAATATGGTGTTATCAATATAGTGATCGGCTTACTCTGAAGAATATTAGCGATGAAGATTTTTAGATTTGTGATTCAACatatatcaagaaaaaaatacaagGATGAACAAGTTTGCACATGGTGTTTTGAGTTGTCCACGTCCATATGTTGTTTTCGCAATCAATTTGTTCTTTTTCAATCGTGTCTAgtttaacataatttttttttatcaaaataagtATCAGATATTAACTATAAATAAGGAGGTTTGGAGAGTGTTGTGATCTAAGCCAAGTGAGTTGAGAAAGTTAAATCTTAAAGACTCTCTTGAGTCCTTTATAATAATCCTTGAGCgttcttaataaaataaatatcccCCTTTAAACCATCTGTGTCTATCCCTAAACACTTGATCGATATACCTTTGATCCTAAATACCTCCTTTATGGTTGTACCTACTACTATGTGTTTGTAAATTTGGTATCACCCTATTAAAATGGAAGAGACGCAATTCATAGCTACTTCTGTTACACCATTGAAAAAAGCATTTTCTTGGATCCATACATGTTAAATGTGATAGAGTATgacaataataaatataattaataaaagttTGTGGAGAGTTGAATTATGTTCTGAAACCAAATTCTATATTTAACCATGAAAATTATTTAGTACATTGTTCTTCATAAAATGCAAAAACACCAGAACTGACTTTGAATCAAACAGAAAATTAAGATCATTAAAATGGATTGGACTTGGATTAGTAATTGTTTCTTATTCTGAAAACCTGTGACCAGCATGCTGAAAGAAGAGACCAGCGGGGCTTTTAGCTGCACGATCAGACTTCTTACTAACCTGATGGATCGTTAAACAAACCAAACATGAGGTTCTCGAACTGGGAAAACAAACTTAAACTTTGTGTCTTGAGTACTTTTCTTTAGTTCGATTCAATCGCACATACAAGTCGAACTCAATCGTAAAAGTGGTATCAGGCTCGTTAGTTTCCGCATACTCAAGAATCAAGATAACAGATCAAGGCAGTTGAAACATTCAAGAAGGAGCATTCTCAGCAAGAAGAGAGTACAGATCAAGGTTCGAAACTTATCTGTATTATCTGTGTGTTGTAGAGGATTCTTGAAGCTTGTTCGTCAGTAGCTGTAGCTGGATCTGATTTGAAGCGTTCTATGGAAATGtgcttataagttataaccccaccccccccccccccccccccaaaaaaaaaaaacaattattgtgGTTTATTTGTCGTCTGTTTTttttcatacatcaatcatgaCCAACCatcttaacttttatttttgtgtCCATGTTTAGAGTGGTTGTAAAAGTGTTTTCGGcataatttcaatttatttGAAATGAAAACTAAGTAATACAAGGGAGATCTCACTGATTACTCATCGTTGAAACATTATACGAGAGATTAGGACTTTCTAAGgtttttgttgtgtttctttttctaTACGTAAATTAGGTTTTAGTATTTTTGCCTTTTTGTTTTATgttagattatatatttttttaatatatatacaagggTCGATCTCTTATGATCAAATTAGGGCTTTGAGTAAAATATGGagccaaaagaaaagaagaagaggaaaacaCGCTACCGAAAGGGAAGAACACAATCGATTCCTACCGACCTAACCATAGAGATACTCTCAAGGCTGCCTGAGAAATCTGTTGCTAGGTTCAGTTGTGTGTCCAAGCTTTGGTCATCAATCACCTCCGACCCATCTTTCCCACGGCCGCGCCTTCTACTCTGTTTCCAAAAATATGACGACTCGGACTTGTATGTTTCCTCTATTCCACAACACACTCAGAACTCGAACAGGTCCTACTCTTCTTCTCTGTcttttgatcatcatcatatgaTGAAGCTCCCAAGTTGTTATAATCGGTTCTCATCTAAGGAATCTGTCCATGGCTTGATCTGCTTTCAAGAATCAGAAAACCCGATAGTCTGGAACCATAGCACGAGACAGTTCATAGCTTTACCAATTTTACCCATACCATGTAAGGACTGGAAAAAGACAACACTGTTGTTAGGATATGATCCCATTGAAGGTAAACATAAAGTAGTGTGCCTTCCCTTTAAAAGGACTTGTTATGTGTGTCGAGTTTTTACATTGGGATCAGCTCAAAAATCATGGAGAAATGTCAAAACTAATATTACGCATCGTCCCACCAGTGATACATATGAGCGATACATCGAGGGTGTGATATATTATCTAGCATCTGGTGTTGTAATGAGCTTTGATGTCAGATCTGAAAAGTTCGATATGATAAAACTACCTTCGGGATACTTTTCGGGACTGCTGATAACATATAAGGGAAGGTTGGCTTTTCTTAGTAGAATGAGTTATAGAACAAAAAATAGAAGATTATGGATTTTGGAGGATGCACAGAAACACATATGGTCGGGACAAGACTTTCTTTCACCTTTTGCTGATTTAGATTATCTGAGTTTCAAACTAACAGGTTTCACTCATGTTGGCgagtttatttttgttccaACAAGGCGTAGCCAATCGTCTTATATTTTACTATGCGATCCGGTGAAAAACAGCTGGAGAAAATTTGAATTTAAGGGATTAGCAGACCAGGTATCTCTCCATAATGAACACCGACCTTATGCGCTCCATGTTTTCCCGAATCACATTGATAGTCAAGTGTCTTTGTAACAGTTTACTGCTGTTTTCGTTTTTCCTTTGAATGATATTCTTATGCAACTTTGGCTCTCAACGTCTCTACAAAATATGACTAAATCTCTGCTGTTCGACTTAGTCGTAAAAGCTTATGCAACTTTGGCTCTCAACGTCACTACAAAATGTGACTAAATCTCTGCTGTTTGACTTTGTCGTAAAAGCTTTATCTACTCATTCAAGTTTCGACTCGAATTCGCTGTCAACTTACTTTGAAGAATTatcatgtttaattttttttgctgttgtagtttgtttttctttttcaagaAGATGCTTAATTCCCTCTTGTGATTGTAGTCCAAGAGATTAATCTAATGAAAGCaagttgtgttaaaaaaaattcttatgcaactttatgatattttttatagttatatttttcGAGTCTTTACTTTGATTCTATCTATACATTTAAGCatagaaaataatttgaatataGTTTCTAGTTATACAGAAAAGGCAAAAACACCAAAATCGAAATTAAAATGGATTAGTAATTGTTTTCTTATtcggaaacacaacaaaactgAAACCAGTTTTCAAAACACAAACTAAAGAAGAAGATAGTATTCCTCGCTAAAACGACAACTAAACCGCATTAGTTTTACCACATAGGCGATAAGATAGATGGATAGACaatgttatatttttgtttcttttccctCAAGGTTTAGAGGCACATGTCATAACATGCGACTTGAACGTTTCCAACTCTGCCAAAACTTCCTCTTCCGGCCTGTAAATCAAGTCACTCATCCGCCATATCTACCAAAGAAGAAGATAGTATAAACATAACACATTTACTTTTCTTTATCGACAAAATTTGCTCTCATGAGGTACCAAGAAAGTGTTTCAAGGTTTACCTGCAATGTTCCACCTCCACCAGTAGTCTCACAGTCATCAGACACACTAACAATAGTCCAAGGGTCCGCCGCATTCCAGTGGAAATCAACAACTTTGTCCCTAAGAAAGCATATATAAACACTTAAAAGCAAGTAAATGAGACACGTAACGTAAGAGAGTTATAATCAAGTCTTTAAGAACCTGTGACCAGC belongs to Brassica rapa cultivar Chiifu-401-42 chromosome A07, CAAS_Brap_v3.01, whole genome shotgun sequence and includes:
- the LOC103849262 gene encoding uncharacterized protein LOC103849262, with protein sequence MEPSPPTGSQPPQKAVPRLATMGWRTMLIFNLGLAAFIFAKKRERDIDVGEKMGVKKGSKGAKKSVVNTEVEKNVSETDKATKPETAVPKKEEAKPVPKPDPLFEFTDSAAADELVFQGGAATEPVQVPRKPIPEDEQRELFKWILEEKRKIEPKDRKEKKLIDEEKAVLKQFIRAERVPKLLPDDSVDSSLRDWDKFFSSK
- the LOC103849260 gene encoding putative F-box protein At1g47790, whose protein sequence is MEPKEKKKRKTRYRKGRTQSIPTDLTIEILSRLPEKSVARFSCVSKLWSSITSDPSFPRPRLLLCFQKYDDSDLYVSSIPQHTQNSNRSYSSSLSFDHHHMMKLPSCYNRFSSKESVHGLICFQESENPIVWNHSTRQFIALPILPIPCKDWKKTTLLLGYDPIEGKHKVVCLPFKRTCYVCRVFTLGSAQKSWRNVKTNITHRPTSDTYERYIEGVIYYLASGVVMSFDVRSEKFDMIKLPSGYFSGLLITYKGRLAFLSRMSYRTKNRRLWILEDAQKHIWSGQDFLSPFADLDYLSFKLTGFTHVGEFIFVPTRRSQSSYILLCDPVKNSWRKFEFKGLADQVSLHNEHRPYALHVFPNHIDSQVSL